The nucleotide sequence ATCTGTGGAAATCGCACCGTAGATAGTGCCGTTCATCCACCAGTGAACTAGCTGACTCGCTCCTCCTAAATAGAAGAGGCGATAGATATCCCCATCTTTTAATATCCACGGGTCCCAACTAGGGTAACTATTCCACAACCGATATAAAATTCTTCTAGTTGTGCGTTTTCCTTTGGGTAGGAAGTCAACAAGTCGTGCGCTTAATTCGTAGAATGGGTTATTGAATTTCATATCGTCGCTTAGGTAAGAGTGAGGTTTACATCAGAGAACCTTTTTGTGCAATTTTACTATCTCCCAAAAGCTCATCATAAACAGCAGAAATTTCCTCCACCATATTAGCTACAGAAAATCGCTCCAAGTTTTGTTGAGATGCTTGCTTCCATTTATCTCTTTCTGCGGAACTAGCTAATATTGATTCAATGGCATTAGCGAGAGCGGTAACATCTCCTGGCGGGACAAGAATCCCGGATTTTCCGTAATCTAATTGCTCTGGGATACCGTCTGCATTGCTAGCAACGATCGCACAACCAGCAGCTCGTGCTTCCGAGATTACCAGCGGACAAGAATCGCGATGCGAAGCTAACACAAATACTTCCGCCGCTAACAAATAAGGTTTGGGATTGCTTTGAAAACCTTCAAAATGAATCTGACTTGCGACGGATGACGCCGCAGCTTGATTTTCAAACTCAGCGCGATCGTCACCATCACCAACTAGATACAAATGCGCTGTAGGAAAACGCTTCGCCACTTGTGCAAAAGCACTTATCAACTCTGCAATACCCTTGCGTTTAAACATTCCTGCTACAGTGACGATCGCAGGTTGTTGCAAAGGTGCGGGAGTGCAGCTATCTAAAGAAGGTAATCTCGGACTTCCTAAAGTTAAATTCCGCACCACTCGCATCTTATTTTTCGGAACACCGAGGCGAGACATATATTCAGCTACTGCATCGCTAACAGGAATCACCCTTTCCGCCAAACCCATCAGTACCGAGCTGCGTTGATGCACGTTCTGAATATGCGCTACAAGACGATACTTTGCCGAACCGCGTAGAAATCGCGCCAGCAATATTCCTGTCATCATATGACAGTGAACGATATCTGGGCGAAATTCTTTGACGATATCTTGGAAACGTTTTGCGGCGATAAATAGCGATACAGGTCTGCGTTTTTGATCTAATTTGTAGTGAGATATGCCAAACCTTGCTAGTAAATCTTCATACTCGCCACCAGCAGAAGCTATCGCTACGATATGTCCTGTTTGCGCTTGTCCGCAGGCAATATCTATCGCTGCATTGATGATGCCGTTTCCCAATTGGCGAACGTCGTTGAGTACGTGCAAGATTCGCAAGGAAGTGTTGCCGATCGATTCTGTTTTAGGATGTTGAGTTTTGGATGCTGTTTGCATTTTTTTACCTATCCTCGAAGTCAGTTTGAAGGTTTTTTAACCGCAGATATAGCTAGGGGCTAGGGGCTAGGGGTTAGGGGCTAGGGGGAAGAGGGAAGAGGGAGAGGGAGGAGGGAGAGGGAAGAGGAGGAATTTTGACTTTTGAGTGAGTGACTTTCGCGCTCTCCCCCTAGCCCCTAGTCCCTAGCCCCTAGCCCCTAGTTCCGACGCTTTGCAAAACTTCTAAATAGCGATCGACTGCTTTATCTACTGAAAAATCTCTGGCTCGCTGTTGCAAAATTTCCGAGTCTATTGGCTCGTTCAGGGTGGCTAAAATTGCGTGGGCAAGAGCTTCCGCATCTCCAACTGGTACTAAATAGCCATACTTACCATTTTCTAAAATCTCCGATGGGCCGCTGGGACAATCTGTAGAAACTACGGGCGTTCCTGTTGCCATTGCCTCAATCATTACTGTAGGCAATCCCTCAGCTTCTGAGGAAAGTACAAATGCTGCTGAATTCGCCATATAAGCATAGGGATTTTCGACAAATCCGGGTAAGGCGACATCATCTTCTAATCTTAATTCCCGCACTAAACTTTCCAGTTGCGCTCGATTTTCTCCCTCGCCCAAAATCATCAATTTGGCTGCAATTTCCTGTCGCACTTGTGCAAAAGCGCGAATCAAAGTCGGAAAATCTTTTTGATTAACAAGTCGTCCCACTCCTAACAGTACAGGCGGTTCTCCCGGCGCAAACCAAGGGTGATTTATTGGTGCTTTTGCCTTCTCAAAAACCTCTGGCATTATGACTGGATTGTAAATAACTTGGATTTTTTCTAATGGCAACCCGGTCATCTCCGCCAAATCCTCCGCCACGCCTTCCGATACGGCGACAATTCCATCAGCCGATCGATAAAAATAGCGCAACAGGTGCGGCCTAATTTTGCCTGCGATCCCAGTGTCACCGCGCAAGTAGTGGGAAAGGTGATTATGCACGCTTAACACCACTCGCGTGGATACGCCTGCCAGACGTTGCGCCCATTTTCCCGCGTTAACGTTGTCTAGCGCCGATAGCAGCACCTGGGGTCGCTCTTTCTGCAAATAGCGCCGCAAAGCAAGGGTTTTAGACACAATACCGGGGGATTTCAGGTCTATTACCCGCACTTCGATCGGCACCAGTTTCAGGTATGGCCCCTCAGCGTTTTGCAACACCAGGTCAATGTGCAAACCCCGCGCCGCAAGACCCTGCGCTAGGTGCAGCATCACCCGTTCCGCACCGCCGCCAGTCAGGGAAGGGAGAAATAAACTCACGGAATTCTTGTTTAATGTCATAGTTTTATCTCTTTAAATTGAGTATTTGGGTATTTTTCAAGCAGGTAC is from Aerosakkonema funiforme FACHB-1375 and encodes:
- a CDS encoding glycosyltransferase family 4 protein codes for the protein MRILHVLNDVRQLGNGIINAAIDIACGQAQTGHIVAIASAGGEYEDLLARFGISHYKLDQKRRPVSLFIAAKRFQDIVKEFRPDIVHCHMMTGILLARFLRGSAKYRLVAHIQNVHQRSSVLMGLAERVIPVSDAVAEYMSRLGVPKNKMRVVRNLTLGSPRLPSLDSCTPAPLQQPAIVTVAGMFKRKGIAELISAFAQVAKRFPTAHLYLVGDGDDRAEFENQAAASSVASQIHFEGFQSNPKPYLLAAEVFVLASHRDSCPLVISEARAAGCAIVASNADGIPEQLDYGKSGILVPPGDVTALANAIESILASSAERDKWKQASQQNLERFSVANMVEEISAVYDELLGDSKIAQKGSLM
- a CDS encoding glycosyltransferase, with protein sequence MTLNKNSVSLFLPSLTGGGAERVMLHLAQGLAARGLHIDLVLQNAEGPYLKLVPIEVRVIDLKSPGIVSKTLALRRYLQKERPQVLLSALDNVNAGKWAQRLAGVSTRVVLSVHNHLSHYLRGDTGIAGKIRPHLLRYFYRSADGIVAVSEGVAEDLAEMTGLPLEKIQVIYNPVIMPEVFEKAKAPINHPWFAPGEPPVLLGVGRLVNQKDFPTLIRAFAQVRQEIAAKLMILGEGENRAQLESLVRELRLEDDVALPGFVENPYAYMANSAAFVLSSEAEGLPTVMIEAMATGTPVVSTDCPSGPSEILENGKYGYLVPVGDAEALAHAILATLNEPIDSEILQQRARDFSVDKAVDRYLEVLQSVGTRG